A single region of the Polyodon spathula isolate WHYD16114869_AA chromosome 40, ASM1765450v1, whole genome shotgun sequence genome encodes:
- the LOC121304924 gene encoding G-protein coupled receptor 4-like — protein sequence MAAGINLSNSTLQCNFENCSVSNEYETYLFPTFYGITFSVGLVGNLISLGVIVHLLRNHNVLGVYLLNLCFSDLVYISTLPVWAAYTHNPEGWTFGITACDFVGFFFSTNIYTTIAFLSCISMDRFLAVVYPLRSRSLRTMKVAILVCVVVWLIILGSHSVLLSHQELFVEAHGIKLCYEKYPMESWLAQLNYFRVFVVFLVPLVLLLVSYSMTIKVIHQSYSLDVRRKRKITGLLLSMIAIFVVSYLPYHVILLVQSYLNYSEDCSCEVYYRFRTAYRIIFAFTSISSALDPILNIFVSNSVKQDITKDIVAIRHWAAKLFSSDCLKPPRKKFLKTITERVSEDNYLRNHSPVGQQENGQISQDVPHLSLS from the exons ATG GCTGCCGGCATTAATTTAAGCAACTCCACTTTGCAGTGCAATTTTGAAAACTGTTCCGTTTCCAACGAATACGAGACCTATCTCTTCCCCACTTTCTATGGGATCACCTTCTCAGTGGGGCTGGTGGGGAACCTGATCAGCTTGGGGGTGATCGTGCATCTCCTGAGGAACCACAATGTCCTGGGAGTCTACCTGCTGAACCTCTGCTTCTCTGACCTTGTGTACATCAGCACCCTGCCCGTGTGGGCTGCCTACACCCACAACCCAGAGGGCTGGACCTTCGGAATAACCGCCTGCGACTTCGTCGGCTTCTTCTTCAGCACCAACATCTACACCACCATTGCGTTCCTCAGCTGCATCTCCATGGACCGGTTCCTAGCTGTGGTCTACCCGTTGCGCTCTAGAAGTCTCCGGACTATGAAAGTGGCCATCCTAGTGTGTGTGGTGGTTTGGCTGATCATTCTGGGTTCCCATTCGGTTCTCTTGAGCCATCAGGAACTCTTCGTGGAGGCCCATGGCATCAAGCTCTGCTACGAGAAGTATCCCATGGAGTCCTGGTTGGCCCAGCTGAACTATTTCCGTGTCTTCGTGGTCTTCCTCGTCCCCTTGGTCCTCTTGTTGGTATCCTACAGTATGACCATCAAGGTTATCCACCAGAGTTATTCGCTGGATGTGAGGAGGAAACGGAAGATCACTGGGCTCCTGCTCAGCATGATAGCCATCTTTGTGGTGTCCTACCTGCCCTACCACGTCATCCTCTTGGTCCAGTCCTACCTCAATTATTCTGAAGACTGCTCCTGCGAGGTGTATTACAGGTTCCGGACAGCCTACAGGATCATCTTTGCTTTCACCAGCATCTCCAGCGCCTTGGACCCTATTCTGAACATTTTCGTCAGCAACAGCGTCAAGCAGGACATCACGAAAGACATTGTCGCCATCCGGCATTGGGCAGCCAAGTTGTTCTCTTCGGACTGCCTGAAACCCCCAAGAAAAAAGTTCTTGAAAACCATAACGGAAAGAGTCAGTGAGGACAACTATCTCAGGAACCACAGCCCCGTGGGTCAACAGGAGAATGGACAGATCAGTCAAGACGTACCTCACCTGTCTTTGAGTTAA